The genomic stretch TAAATTCCTTGAACTGAAGAAACCAGAAAAAGTACAACACCTCAAGACATTGGTACAAAGCcaagaagaagatgaagaggagAAGCAAACAAGTTATTGGTCATGGAGGAAACTCATGAAAAGTGTACTAGGAAAAAAGAACAAGAACATAGAGAACAAAGACAGAGCTGATTCTCCTGACTCTTACAACCTCTATGGCAGAAAACCTGATTTCAGAAACACTTATGGTTGGAGCAGTGCATTGGATGGAGATGATTATCCTCCACTCAAAATACCTGACATTGGTGTTTTTCATGTTAATCTAACTGCGGTATGCAAACAAACAAGCCCTTAGATGTTTATATATTACTTGTTAAAACCAAAACCAAACCATGTTCTTATTGTTTTGTTTCTTTGTATGATAGGGATCCATGATGGCACCTCATGTGAATCCAAGGGCAACAGAGTATACAATAGTATTGAAAGGATATGGAAAAGTTCAGATACTATTTCCAAATGGAAGCAATGCAATGGAAACAGAAATCAAAGTAGGAGACATATTCTATATACCAAGATACTTTCCTTTCTGTCAAATAGCATCAAGAAATGGACCCTTGGAGTTCTTTGGATTCACAACCTCATCAAAGAAGAACAATCCACAGTTTCTAGCAGGTGCTGCTTCAATTCTGAAGACCATTTTAGGACCTGAAGTTGCAGCTTCATTTGGTGTGAGTGAGGAGATTATGAGGGATGTTGTTGGTGCTCAACATGATGGTGTGATATTTTCTTCAACATGGGCTGCTCCTGGTGGTGGAGGGGAaaaggaggaggatgatcttgtTTTGGAAAAAGTTGAAACAAAGGGTGTTAAAGGGGTTGTTAAGGATGTTGTAATGGATGTTTTTGAATAGGTTGTTTAATTGTGGTGGAATAGTTATATAGAGTTGTTTGTACTTTGTTTTTTCTTTTAGTTTTAGTTTGGTTCATGCGTTTTATGGTATTTAGTTGTGAGCAAAATGTATTTTGCTTGTTCATGGAATTCTGTTGACAATTCTACCATGTGATTTGACCTAATTCACCTTAAATGtattttttttgtgtgtgtaaAATGCTTGATAGTGAAGATCActatttagaaaaatatttttgataattAGATGAAACTACAATAGGAGTGCAAATAAAAGTGATATTGGTCATTGGAGCAAATTGATTTTGTATACCCAAAGACTTATTAATTCTCAAGcattttacaaaaaaaaaaaaaaaatacatttaaGGTGAATTAGGTAAAATCACATTGTAGAATTGGTTAGGGGTTACCGTAAAACTTTTCTCAATCTATTCTTATTGGGTTAAGAGCATTGTGTTAGGGGTTACCGTAAAATTTTCTTCAACCTATTTTTGTTGGGTTAGGGATTACCATAAAGTTTTCCTCAATCTATTTTTGTTGGGTTAGGGGTTACCATAAAACTTTCCTTAACATATTTTTGTTCGATCCGCTTTCTTACCCGACCCGATTCACATACCTGTTTAGCCTCTTATGACGAATAACAATAACAGGTCGCATTCCCCATCACAGGCCTACACTAGATCCAACCATGACGAACAACCGCAACCTGAGTCGGGCGTCGACCACGAAAACGACGTATGagagtgtagcacctcaaatttgcacctatcattgtacataccatttcatattaggtcatagcatatcataaaccattgcatatcatttgcattgtcctcagttgcctcaagagcaagcaagcaagaattaggtcaaactgatcaggagatcagtcaaccaatcaagcaaggttgtttctcaaggaatcaaagccctagggtttgtccagcaagttcacatgacttggaggtctatttgaagtgttcaggtcaagggttgaaggctcagaggtcagcagaagtgcacagtcaagtccaaaaccctagacagtcaacaatcagtcaaagcagtggatggtggccattcttgtggaatttgggcaccatggtcaataatcaagagttcatatgtcttgggacatcatttgaagtcaaagtctcaaggaattagggtttggaattcatcagaagtgcacagtcaagtccaaaaccctagaaagtcaaagttggtcaactgtggttgattctatggttttgatggatggaaatggtttgagagagcttattcatgtcttaataggcctcatatgtcatggcaatcaacatcatggaagaatttggagccaatcagaaaatttccagaaatagaaactggacctgtaatttcaactgccaaaaatagaaacttcttgatcctcaacttgcatcatgatacaagcttcaaatgaatttttgcccaacatgaaagttgaagatcttgttctcccattttcaaaaagtccaagaactctcaaatcccatgtatggttgtcaggatatgatcaaatcattttcacaaaatcttgaacttcaaaggggcatatctctcaaaccataaggccaaatttggtggggttttttcctacaaaccacatttttcaccctctttccaaaaatataaatttcatgacctaaaaccttaccattcaaaatggcattttttgacctttttcattaaaaatcaaagtttgacccaaggttgactttttgatttatggactttttgcacaattggccaattgggattcactctataccatatttgtgacatgttccaattccaaaaccatgttcatttcatcaTTACATCATCATTATGGACCAAATTGCAAGATGGACAAATGGTGCAAATAGCTTCACAAATGCAAGGCAAGCTAGCAGGTCATGTGCAAATCATAAAACAGCAAATTGGGCAGTCATTCTGCAGCTGGCCAAGGCCCAAATCGTGCAAGGCATACCCTCCTTTTCACTTGTGCACACAATTGGCAAATATGCAATTGATGCATTTTAAAACCAAGCAAGTTAACCACTCATAAGGAGGTTACAAAACAGTAACTGGAATGGTCTTTGGCAGCCTGTTGGCAAGCCCATTCGACCAGCATTACACCTCCCATACTCACTTATGCAAAGATTAGCAAATTTGCATTTGGTGCTCAAAAGACAAAACCAGCTTAGCACTTGGATTAGTAAGGCTAAACAGATAATATAAGGCTATTTTCTGTCACAAACAAACCCTAAGAAGCAGCCTCCCTCGACCAAAAAAAGACTCTCCTCCTCATTCTTGCATTTGAGCATTTGAACATTTTCTGACCAATCCTTCAAGGAATCACGAGCTGGCTTGGGTGTTTCATCAACTGAACAACATTGTGTGTCTATTTGAATCACCGTTTCACATCTGTAAAGCTTCATCTCCCTGCTGCTACTTCAATACCCGACAATGGCCAAATTCGATTGGAGCATGTTCAAGGGTTGCTGAGCTCAAAGTCTCCACCAATCATCATTTAGAGGCATGCTGTGCGTCTGTTTCAAGCATCCAAGAGCAAAAACATTTGAATCAACCCTGCCCTGCAGATTTGGTCAGTTTTACGAATCTTTTGTTTCTTAAAATAAAGCCATGCTTATGATAATTTACTTCATGCTGATTCTAATAAACCAaagtttgcttgaaatggttgtgtATTTTTAGAGATATGCTGATCTGAAATTTAATGTTCATGTTGTTTCTTGCTCGAATCCTGTTTGTTTATGTACTTTGATGAAAATGAATAAGGGATTATGTATGTACGATACATGAGGATCACGTTGCCATGCTCATTTCTCGTTTCTGGACATTTTGCTTTTTCGTGATTGAATGTGGATGATGATGATATGCTGTTCATGTTAGACATACCCTGCCCAGAATCTGCTCGATTAAttgtttgtttggttgatgttATTTGATGTTAAcaatgccatgctgttgtgtGATTGGTTTggtttgatgtttgtttgagGATTGAACATGTTTATACGATGCCTGGCTGTTAGAAATCTTAGGGTTAGTGCTTGAAAACTCAGAAAAATCGAAGCTCATTGGCTGTTTGTTGCTTTGCTACTGTTTCATTGGAGGCGGGCCAATCAGGACATTTCCTGGGGCGCCCTGAAACGATGTCGTTTCAATTAGTGGCATGCAGAATTACAATTTTGCCACGCTGTTGACCAAATGTTGACCTATGCCATGCCATGTTGTTTCATGTttcattcattattcatccaactttacaaatccatttctctttcaatttttatccaaaaatcatgaggttttttccacaatgttcatgattgagtctagtttttaattgtgatttttaatgaatttttcagtggttggattttttatggtaattattttcccaacatgtgtgcataaatgatacatcttaccatttcaattgtgaaatactcttgacatatccattgcctttgaaattttttgtgataaaactagacatgttcaccttcattttggtatagagtttgtagatttcccatttgtggtttgctggttatgattttttgaagtcatgtgttacatttgttgctataccatgatcatgcattttccctaattttgttcatatgctccttgcatccaattgaccccattttttgcatgaatgatccttcaTATGTCTAATTCatgtatgatttttcttggaatttattgtgcaattttccatttgattgtgatttttcttccctgcctagtccatggttgactttttgtgctacatgttgccaaatcttttgggaaattctcataacatattgtatgatcatgaaatttcatatgtgataattagacatctcaagcttagcattggtgttaatctcattcatttctcatctgttttcaatttgatatgattttttgaagttgacccatgcttgttgactttcattgtgcttacttgaatttggtttggcttcatgattttaattgactgccttcccctcatccaaatgctatgaaattttacatgtctaccatgttagatgttaggattgaatgtgatttatttgttgatttttgaaaatgtttgggttgacttttgatgcaagtcattctgttgacttctttgagctttcctttgccttactttgacttcaaatgttcatgaattgatcataatgcatgatttgaatgtgggcccaattgtgattgctttctaattggttgactttgattttgggttgacttttccttgctgccttgacttttcCTTTCATgcttgaccctaggctagccctagtggtcctttggacttatgttgagttcatctgtttcaggttgagcatagtgcttccaagatcataccaatATGATTGATTTTTGTTtgtctatattgtgctaaccttttgttttgtaggcttGACCCATGTGCCTGAGTCTTATGCTTTGCTCAGTTGATCCCCTGTGTTGACTGTTTGCCATTTctttttgatttaaacttttgaactgtttgctgattgttttgactttttcaggtactttagttgcttaagttctctgaacttgcttgctttgctatttagcatttgctttgaggtataaacatttcttcttcatgtagtctggagtcccggtttgttattttggccgggcaaactgtctgaagtcctccttaagaggcaatgcctgtgtatgtttactttgtccctgtacagagtcaaagacctcctaagtgaagaggcaattggtggaaggtagggatatgcaatctatcccccactattcagtgtgtcttctgtcttgctcacaccactgtgttgatgcacttcagataaaaacccaagatcttgtgcaattgcacagttgagtcagtttaaatgtgtagaagggttcccgctttctgaacccacacattcttgtcaaatgctctccctggccagggataagagcaatgaggcacacccctcatctcctttcatctgcttcaccttagcctctcaatggcaaggttaagagcacactcaccccattccagttggccctagtgcctaacctttgatgtttgagcccccttgttggtgtgtttattttatgctgtatgtgtttgtgattgccttgtttgcctctttaggttttAGTTTTGCTTGCCCTGgtgcaagataggttgtgcttgacttgcccttgtgcaaagtcaagtctgtgtggcttgctcccttgtgtgagccatgtttagaactgttcggccgaactacggcaactctgattctcatgttcagatgagatacgtaggcacgagacgcgatgtcttgccgagttttgactaaccactaacactaactcttttctctcacccctgtgtgattgagatccttcttttctctcacccctgtgtgattgagatctttcctttctctcacccctgttgtgattgagatatccctcttctcttgccctagttgcaatcgagactttgctttttcctgtgtctgttcaggataggttggcccttgtgccatttagctagaaaccttaacttagggttgactttgcatgacaacatctaggctcgagtcgtagtctccctagagttgtgtctccctctgttatctggttaggctaggtcctttgtccctgcgtaggggaactacatcgccctgatcttcacaccagatgaagtatgtaggcaggagattgagctgatctctccgggcgccttttctttcttttgtgtgtgttgtttgacctttgctaggctcgagtccccgtactccttagcatttgctgtctgtctgtttgtttgtgtttgacagttgtaggctgagtcccagactccctatctatctgttgtgttgtttaggttcggatgtcaatataagtccagtgattggcatttgggctccacgtttgcctctttgcgtgtgtttaggttcggatgctgatgtaagtccatcgattggcattcaggctccacgtttgcctgtgtcttgtttgtctgtgtgcgtgtcagccgagctacgaatgctctgattcttctctcgtccgagaagatacgtatgcataggatgcgatatcctagcgagcatgtgtcgtttccccagtccgaactacttcgactctgatgtctatgcctgatagactaagtaggcccaggatacgatatcctgccgagtcagtttcagtcagtttcttttgtttcttttcagttgtgtgtgtgagttttgagcagcgtttagcaaccaatttcccttccttttgtgcgtggatcccgtagagtactacggatgcgtagggtgcctaacaccttcccttcgcataaccgactcccgaacccatcctttttg from Lathyrus oleraceus cultivar Zhongwan6 chromosome 7, CAAS_Psat_ZW6_1.0, whole genome shotgun sequence encodes the following:
- the LOC127106287 gene encoding vicilin-like seed storage protein At2g28490 — protein: MHNTCHSMFSSLHTLFINHLHHRFKSQTVIMLSSHTVTIMAKAITTFLFFLLVGGVTMTMSEHEESKLFLLQNSKSVAKTDAGEMRVMQNNDDKFLDRSMQIGLINMEPKSLFIPQYLDSNLIIFVRRGVAKLGFIYGDELEERRLKTGDIYVIPAGSVFYLVNIGEGQRLHVICSIDSSTSFGDSDTFQSFYIGGGGDNPQSVLAGFGPAILETAFNESRAKIQRIFKKKQDGPIVFIDDSHSESQWTKFLELKKPEKVQHLKTLVQSQEEDEEEKQTSYWSWRKLMKSVLGKKNKNIENKDRADSPDSYNLYGRKPDFRNTYGWSSALDGDDYPPLKIPDIGVFHVNLTAGSMMAPHVNPRATEYTIVLKGYGKVQILFPNGSNAMETEIKVGDIFYIPRYFPFCQIASRNGPLEFFGFTTSSKKNNPQFLAGAASILKTILGPEVAASFGVSEEIMRDVVGAQHDGVIFSSTWAAPGGGGEKEEDDLVLEKVETKGVKGVVKDVVMDVFE